In the Deltaproteobacteria bacterium GWC2_65_14 genome, one interval contains:
- a CDS encoding ABC transporter ATP-binding protein, translated as MPLLKVEDVHLSFGGVKAINGVSIDVEKGKIHAIIGPNGAGKTSVFNCISCVYRPQRGAVYFEDRKLTGMSPHRIAPLGIARTFQNIALFHHMTVLDNLMLGRHLFLKRGVFLGGIFLGPARNEEIENRKVVEDIIDFLEIENIRKKPVGTLPYGLRKRVELARALSLKPKLLLVDEPMAGMNLEEKEDMARFILDINEEWGITVLLIEHDLGVVMDISHRVSVLDFGVKISEGEPAEVANDPHVIAAYIGEEDDFLKELEAR; from the coding sequence ATGCCGCTGCTCAAGGTCGAGGACGTTCACCTGTCGTTCGGGGGGGTCAAGGCGATCAACGGCGTATCGATCGATGTGGAAAAGGGGAAGATCCACGCGATCATCGGCCCGAACGGCGCGGGGAAGACCTCGGTCTTCAACTGCATCTCCTGCGTCTACCGCCCGCAGCGGGGAGCGGTCTACTTCGAGGACCGGAAACTCACGGGGATGAGCCCCCACCGGATCGCCCCCCTCGGGATCGCCCGGACCTTCCAGAACATCGCCCTCTTTCACCACATGACGGTGCTGGACAACCTGATGCTCGGGCGCCATCTGTTCCTGAAACGGGGGGTCTTCCTCGGGGGGATCTTCCTCGGCCCCGCCCGGAACGAGGAGATCGAGAACCGGAAGGTGGTGGAGGACATCATCGACTTCCTCGAGATCGAGAACATCCGGAAAAAACCGGTCGGCACCCTTCCGTACGGCCTCCGGAAGCGGGTCGAGCTGGCCCGCGCGCTCTCCCTCAAGCCGAAGCTGCTGCTGGTGGACGAGCCGATGGCGGGGATGAACCTCGAGGAGAAGGAGGACATGGCCCGCTTCATACTCGACATCAACGAGGAGTGGGGGATCACCGTCCTGCTGATCGAGCACGACCTGGGGGTGGTGATGGACATCAGCCACCGGGTGAGCGTCCTCGATTTCGGGGTCAAGATCTCCGAAGGGGAGCCGGCCGAGGTGGCGAACGACCCGCACGTGATCGCTGCCTACATCGGCGAGGAGGACGATTTTCTGAAGGAGCTGGAGGCGCGCTGA